Proteins encoded together in one Amblyomma americanum isolate KBUSLIRL-KWMA chromosome 1, ASM5285725v1, whole genome shotgun sequence window:
- the LOC144115775 gene encoding uncharacterized protein LOC144115775, translating to MCHIPGVKKKKVWRRGQEEEYSRCGRWCTAVSCCRRCLIARPTDQAWSPPVDTPVLWIMTLTLSLERGPCVNASGSTTLPAVVASSQTSSPVRGCPNTDIQLRRRGTTVSFHLILLNTPLVEERRLLKQGS from the coding sequence atgtgccatatacctggggtgaagaagaagaaggtatgGCGACGTGGACAGGAGGAGGAATATTCTAGGTGCGGACGTTGGTGCACGGCCGTCAGCTGCTGCAGGAGGTGTTTAATCGCGAGGCCTACTGACCAGGCGTGGTCCCCACCGGTTGATACCCCGGTCCTGTGGATCATGACGCTGACCCTGTCTTTGGAACGTGGGCCCTGTGTCAACGCCTCCGGATCGACGACTCTGCCAGCGGTAGTTGCTAGCTCCCAGACCTCGTCACCAGTACGGGGATGCCCCAACAccgacatccagctaaggcgacgTGGCACTACCGTCTCTTttcacctgatcctcctcaacacTCCTCTCGTGGAAGAGCGGCGTCTCTTGAAACAAG